A single Antechinus flavipes isolate AdamAnt ecotype Samford, QLD, Australia chromosome 5, AdamAnt_v2, whole genome shotgun sequence DNA region contains:
- the LOC127538475 gene encoding NADH-cytochrome b5 reductase 3 isoform X2: MKLFGKSPPPITLENPEVKYPLRLIDKENISHDTRRFRFALPSPQHVLGLPIGQHIYLSARIDGNLVIRPYTPVSSDDDKGFVDLVIKIYFKDTNPKFPAGGKMSQYLESLKTDDTIDFRGPSGLLVYRGKGKFAIRPDKKSEPAIKTVKSVGMIAGGTGITPMLQLIRAIMKDPEDHTVCHLLFANQTEKDILLRPELEELRNQHSARFKLWFTVDKAPEDWDYSQGFVNEDMIREHMPPPEAEPLILMCGPPPMIQYACIPNLDKVGYSKELRFSF; this comes from the exons ATGAAGCTTTTTGGGAAGTCGCCTCCTCCCATCACCTTAGAGAACCCTGAGGTGAAGTACCCACTGAGGCTGATTGACAAAGAG aataTCAGCCATGACACACGGAGGTTCCGATTCGCTCTCCCCTCTCCACAACACGTTCTGGGGCTCCCCATTG GTCAGCACATTTACCTCTCAGCCCGGATCGATGGGAACCTGGTCATCCGGCCCTACACCCCCGTCTCCAGCGATGATGACAAAGGCTTCGTGGATCTGGTTATCAAG ATTTACTTCAAAGACACGAACCCCAAGTTTCCTGCTGGCGGGAAGATGTCCCAATATCTGGAGAGTCTGAAAACTGATGACACTATTGACTTCAGAGGCCCCAGTGGACTGCTGGTCTACCGTGGTAAAG GGAAGTTTGCCATCCGTCCTGACAAGAAGTCGGAGCCTGCCATCAAGACGGTGAAATCAGTGGGCATGATTGCAGGAGGGACAG GTATCACCCCGATGCTGCAGCTAATCCGTGCCATCATGAAGGACCCTGAGGACCACACCGTCTGCCACCTGCTCTTCGCCAACCAG ACAGAGAAGGACATCCTGCTGCGACCCGAGCTGGAGGAGCTCAGGAACCAGCACTCGGCCCGCTTCAAGCTCTGGTTCACTGTGGATAAAGCCCCGGAAG acTGGGACTACAGCCAGGGCTTCGTGAACGAGGACATGATCCGGGAGCACATGCCCCCGCCCGAGGCGGAGCCCCTGATCCTCATGTGCGGACCCCCCCCCATGATCCAGTACGCCTGCATCCCCAACCTGGACAAAGTGGGCTACTCCAAGGAGCTGCGCTTCTCCTTCTAG
- the LOC127538475 gene encoding NADH-cytochrome b5 reductase 3 isoform X1, whose translation MGSQLSTLGSFVLSPVWFIYSLFMKLFGKSPPPITLENPEVKYPLRLIDKENISHDTRRFRFALPSPQHVLGLPIGQHIYLSARIDGNLVIRPYTPVSSDDDKGFVDLVIKIYFKDTNPKFPAGGKMSQYLESLKTDDTIDFRGPSGLLVYRGKGKFAIRPDKKSEPAIKTVKSVGMIAGGTGITPMLQLIRAIMKDPEDHTVCHLLFANQTEKDILLRPELEELRNQHSARFKLWFTVDKAPEDWDYSQGFVNEDMIREHMPPPEAEPLILMCGPPPMIQYACIPNLDKVGYSKELRFSF comes from the exons ATGGGGAGCCAGCTGAGCACG ttggGTAGCTTTGTGCTATCTCCTGTCTGGTTCATCTACAGCCTCTTCATGAAGCTTTTTGGGAAGTCGCCTCCTCCCATCACCTTAGAGAACCCTGAGGTGAAGTACCCACTGAGGCTGATTGACAAAGAG aataTCAGCCATGACACACGGAGGTTCCGATTCGCTCTCCCCTCTCCACAACACGTTCTGGGGCTCCCCATTG GTCAGCACATTTACCTCTCAGCCCGGATCGATGGGAACCTGGTCATCCGGCCCTACACCCCCGTCTCCAGCGATGATGACAAAGGCTTCGTGGATCTGGTTATCAAG ATTTACTTCAAAGACACGAACCCCAAGTTTCCTGCTGGCGGGAAGATGTCCCAATATCTGGAGAGTCTGAAAACTGATGACACTATTGACTTCAGAGGCCCCAGTGGACTGCTGGTCTACCGTGGTAAAG GGAAGTTTGCCATCCGTCCTGACAAGAAGTCGGAGCCTGCCATCAAGACGGTGAAATCAGTGGGCATGATTGCAGGAGGGACAG GTATCACCCCGATGCTGCAGCTAATCCGTGCCATCATGAAGGACCCTGAGGACCACACCGTCTGCCACCTGCTCTTCGCCAACCAG ACAGAGAAGGACATCCTGCTGCGACCCGAGCTGGAGGAGCTCAGGAACCAGCACTCGGCCCGCTTCAAGCTCTGGTTCACTGTGGATAAAGCCCCGGAAG acTGGGACTACAGCCAGGGCTTCGTGAACGAGGACATGATCCGGGAGCACATGCCCCCGCCCGAGGCGGAGCCCCTGATCCTCATGTGCGGACCCCCCCCCATGATCCAGTACGCCTGCATCCCCAACCTGGACAAAGTGGGCTACTCCAAGGAGCTGCGCTTCTCCTTCTAG